One segment of Comamonas thiooxydans DNA contains the following:
- a CDS encoding phosphoribosylaminoimidazolesuccinocarboxamide synthase, whose protein sequence is MTTQPSALHTSNIASLPLLARGKVRDNYAVGDDRILMVASDRLSAFDVIMGEPIPGKGVLLTQMALFWFDKLGHICPNHLTGEAPESVVKPEEVKQVEGRSMLVKRLKPVLIEAVVRGYLAGSGWKEYQESQSVCGVKLPAGLTNAAKLPEPIYTPAAKAEMGDHDENITYERTVEMVGEQLAAQIRDTAIRIYKEAAEIALTKGMIIADTKFEFGLTEDGTLVLMDEVLTPDSSRYWPVEGYEDALAKGENPPSYDKQFVRDWLEQAQVNGKAWDKKAPAPRLPKEVIDRTAAKYREALDRLTA, encoded by the coding sequence ATGACCACCCAGCCCTCCGCCCTGCATACCTCCAACATTGCCTCGCTGCCCCTGCTCGCACGTGGCAAGGTCCGCGACAACTACGCCGTGGGCGACGACCGCATCCTGATGGTGGCCTCCGACCGCCTGTCCGCCTTTGACGTGATCATGGGCGAGCCCATTCCCGGCAAGGGCGTGCTGCTGACGCAGATGGCGCTGTTCTGGTTCGACAAGCTGGGCCATATCTGCCCCAACCATCTGACCGGCGAAGCGCCCGAGTCCGTGGTCAAGCCCGAGGAAGTCAAGCAGGTCGAAGGCCGCTCCATGCTGGTCAAGCGCCTCAAGCCCGTGCTGATCGAGGCCGTGGTGCGCGGCTATCTGGCCGGCAGCGGCTGGAAGGAATACCAGGAATCGCAGTCGGTCTGCGGCGTGAAGCTGCCCGCCGGCCTGACCAACGCGGCCAAGCTGCCCGAGCCCATCTACACCCCCGCGGCCAAGGCCGAAATGGGTGACCACGACGAGAACATCACCTACGAGCGCACCGTGGAAATGGTGGGCGAGCAGCTCGCTGCCCAGATCCGCGACACCGCCATCCGCATCTACAAGGAAGCGGCCGAGATCGCGCTGACCAAGGGCATGATCATTGCCGACACCAAGTTCGAGTTCGGTCTGACCGAAGACGGCACCCTGGTGCTGATGGACGAGGTGCTGACCCCCGACAGCTCGCGCTACTGGCCTGTGGAAGGCTACGAGGACGCGCTGGCCAAGGGCGAGAACCCTCCCAGCTACGACAAGCAGTTCGTGCGCGACTGGCTGGAGCAGGCGCAGGTCAACGGCAAGGCCTGGGACAAGAAGGCTCCCGCGCCCCGCCTGCCCAAGGAAGTGATCGACAGGACCGCGGCCAAGTACCGCGAAGCGCTGGATCGCCTGACCGCCTGA
- a CDS encoding peptidylprolyl isomerase, with the protein MNITKDTAVTINYKIHELLAGGVAVKLLDKGDVAYLHGGYDNIFAKVEAALDGKQKGDVVTVDLAVADAFGERDESLKRTIPKGEFPAGVKVGGQLRGTNDQGLPQIYNVVKIKGPVVLLDGNHPLAGFALRFSAVVNEVRAASEEEIAHKHVHGGHGHHH; encoded by the coding sequence ATGAACATCACCAAAGACACTGCCGTCACCATCAACTACAAGATTCACGAGCTGCTCGCGGGCGGCGTGGCCGTCAAACTGCTGGACAAGGGCGATGTGGCCTATCTGCACGGCGGCTATGACAATATCTTCGCCAAGGTCGAAGCCGCTCTGGACGGCAAGCAGAAAGGCGATGTCGTGACCGTGGACCTGGCTGTGGCGGACGCCTTCGGCGAGCGCGACGAAAGCCTCAAGCGCACCATTCCCAAGGGTGAATTTCCCGCGGGTGTGAAGGTGGGCGGCCAGCTGCGCGGCACCAACGACCAGGGCCTGCCCCAGATCTACAACGTGGTGAAGATCAAGGGCCCCGTGGTCCTGTTGGATGGCAACCACCCTCTGGCCGGTTTCGCGCTGCGCTTCAGCGCGGTGGTCAACGAAGTGCGTGCGGCCTCCGAAGAAGAAATTGCCCACAAGCATGTGCACGGCGGTCACGGCCATCACCACTAA
- a CDS encoding pirin family protein: protein MTTNRPPILESAPLGPRWPCLDPFLFCAHHDDSYPASNGKMGVQAVEFEGREMGSDFSARNGFSMYHGEPIPGFPGHPHRGFETVTLVRKGRIDHADSLGAAARFGGGDVQWLTAGKGIQHSEMFPLLNSDKPNPLELFQIWLNLPARNKMVEPHFTMFWNEQIPRLSFSDAAGRKTSVTVVAGALDGANEALPPPPESWASQVGSDVAIWTLELEPGARWTLPRAAGDQTHRMLYFFVGKSMTVGGEAVDGHLAMHVDAQRELELVNTGDVSAELVLLQGKPIGEKVAQYGPFVMNTQEEIMQAMQDYRRTQFGGWPWKDSDPVHGAENRRFARYPGADVDEQPPVLAAT, encoded by the coding sequence ATGACCACGAATCGCCCACCCATTCTGGAAAGCGCCCCCCTGGGGCCGCGCTGGCCCTGCCTGGACCCTTTCCTGTTCTGTGCTCACCACGATGACAGCTATCCGGCCAGCAACGGAAAGATGGGCGTGCAGGCCGTGGAGTTCGAGGGGCGCGAGATGGGCAGCGACTTCAGCGCCCGCAACGGCTTCTCCATGTACCACGGCGAGCCGATCCCGGGCTTCCCGGGCCATCCGCATCGCGGTTTCGAGACCGTGACCCTGGTGCGCAAGGGCCGCATCGACCATGCGGACTCGCTGGGCGCGGCCGCGCGCTTCGGTGGCGGCGATGTGCAGTGGCTCACGGCCGGCAAGGGCATCCAGCACTCGGAGATGTTCCCGCTGCTGAACAGCGACAAGCCCAATCCGTTGGAACTGTTCCAGATCTGGCTGAACCTGCCCGCCAGGAACAAGATGGTGGAGCCTCACTTCACCATGTTCTGGAACGAGCAGATTCCGCGCCTGAGCTTCAGCGATGCGGCGGGCCGCAAAACGAGCGTGACCGTAGTAGCTGGTGCCCTGGACGGGGCGAACGAGGCCTTGCCGCCTCCGCCCGAATCCTGGGCTTCCCAGGTCGGCAGCGATGTGGCCATCTGGACGCTGGAGCTGGAGCCCGGAGCTCGCTGGACCCTGCCCAGGGCAGCAGGTGATCAAACTCACCGCATGCTCTACTTTTTCGTAGGCAAGAGCATGACTGTGGGTGGCGAAGCCGTGGACGGACATCTGGCCATGCATGTCGACGCTCAGCGTGAGCTGGAGCTGGTCAACACCGGCGATGTCAGTGCAGAACTGGTGCTGCTGCAGGGCAAGCCGATTGGCGAGAAGGTGGCGCAATACGGCCCCTTTGTGATGAACACGCAGGAGGAGATCATGCAGGCCATGCAGGACTACCGCCGCACCCAGTTCGGCGGCTGGCCCTGGAAGGACAGTGACCCGGTGCATGGCGCCGAGAACCGCCGCTTTGCGCGCTACCCGGGGGCCGACGTCGACGAGCAGCCTCCCGTGCTGGCTGCCACCTGA
- a CDS encoding glutathione S-transferase N-terminal domain-containing protein, whose amino-acid sequence MTQPQVLADFSVTRKWPAQHPERIQLYSLPTPNGVKVSIALEEMQLPYEAHLVSFQTNDQLTPEFVGTFPNNKIPAIIDPQGPGGKPLALFESAAILIYLAEKSSSPLLPADPAARYETLQWLMFQMGGVGPMFGQVGFFHKFAGKDFEDKRPRDRYINESKRLLGVLEQRMQGREWIMGAQITIADIAIWPWVRNMVDENGYNAAELVGWSGFPELQRVLKAFVARPATQKGLNIPPRG is encoded by the coding sequence ATGACGCAACCCCAAGTCCTCGCCGATTTTTCCGTGACCCGCAAATGGCCCGCGCAGCACCCCGAGCGCATCCAGCTGTACTCGCTGCCCACGCCCAATGGCGTGAAGGTGTCGATTGCGCTGGAGGAAATGCAACTGCCCTACGAGGCGCATCTGGTCAGCTTTCAGACCAATGACCAGCTCACGCCGGAGTTTGTCGGCACTTTCCCCAACAACAAGATTCCCGCCATCATCGACCCGCAAGGTCCGGGCGGAAAGCCGCTGGCACTGTTCGAGTCGGCCGCCATCCTGATCTACCTGGCCGAGAAGAGCAGCAGCCCGCTGCTGCCCGCCGACCCCGCTGCGCGCTACGAGACGCTGCAGTGGCTGATGTTCCAGATGGGCGGCGTGGGACCCATGTTCGGCCAGGTCGGCTTCTTCCACAAGTTCGCGGGCAAGGACTTCGAGGACAAGCGTCCGCGCGACCGCTATATCAACGAGTCCAAACGCCTGCTGGGCGTGCTGGAGCAGCGCATGCAGGGCCGCGAGTGGATCATGGGCGCGCAGATCACCATTGCCGACATTGCCATCTGGCCCTGGGTGCGCAATATGGTCGACGAGAACGGCTACAACGCGGCAGAGCTGGTGGGCTGGAGCGGGTTCCCCGAGCTGCAGCGCGTGCTCAAGGCCTTCGTGGCCCGCCCGGCGACGCAAAAAGGCCTGAACATTCCGCCGCGCGGCTGA